A window of the Acidovorax sp. YS12 genome harbors these coding sequences:
- a CDS encoding helix-turn-helix transcriptional regulator has protein sequence MPPAAPPCTLERLHTHDVEPALRFDAWRERAHQWVEMLPPPPGAALDAELLMLRGGGGCVFGTMRSSAYEMHAAARRMAHAPGMVVLTLIQSGEMLRDAAPGEHQRAGPGTLGLYDPWRMGSYRWSEGSREAFLALPRDVAQAALGREPGNLAIAPGRCTLAPALAAQLGHLALLVHQPQRIDAAEYAGLLDATRALALLMLRNLGRQGAGVDLPDARESLHAGRHAAALRFMELHAHTQGLDAGSIARGAGCSRTRLYEAFAAQGQTVMGTLRELRLQRARGLIEQSPRLHVGALAWRCGFGDPSDFSKLFRARFGLAPSQWHQRAWAAG, from the coding sequence ATGCCCCCCGCCGCACCACCCTGCACGCTGGAGCGCCTGCACACCCACGACGTGGAGCCGGCGCTGCGCTTCGACGCCTGGCGCGAGCGCGCCCACCAGTGGGTGGAAATGCTGCCGCCGCCGCCCGGCGCGGCGCTCGACGCCGAGCTGCTGATGCTGCGCGGCGGCGGTGGCTGCGTGTTCGGCACCATGCGCTCCTCGGCCTACGAGATGCATGCGGCGGCGCGGCGCATGGCGCATGCGCCCGGCATGGTGGTGCTCACGCTGATCCAGTCGGGCGAGATGCTGCGCGACGCCGCGCCTGGCGAGCACCAGCGCGCCGGGCCCGGCACGCTCGGCCTGTACGACCCGTGGCGCATGGGCAGCTACCGCTGGAGCGAAGGCTCGCGCGAGGCGTTCCTGGCACTGCCGCGCGACGTGGCGCAGGCGGCGCTGGGGCGCGAGCCGGGCAATCTGGCGATAGCGCCCGGGCGCTGCACGCTGGCGCCGGCGCTGGCCGCGCAACTGGGCCACCTGGCGCTGCTCGTGCACCAGCCCCAGCGCATCGACGCGGCGGAATACGCCGGCCTGCTGGACGCCACGCGCGCGCTGGCGCTGCTCATGCTGCGCAACCTGGGCCGCCAGGGCGCGGGCGTGGACCTGCCGGACGCGCGGGAGAGCCTGCACGCCGGCCGCCACGCGGCGGCGCTGCGCTTCATGGAACTGCACGCCCACACCCAGGGCCTGGACGCCGGTTCGATAGCGCGTGGCGCGGGCTGCTCGCGCACGCGGCTGTACGAGGCCTTTGCCGCACAGGGCCAGACGGTGATGGGCACGCTGCGCGAGTTGCGCCTGCAGCGCGCCCGGGGCCTGATCGAGCAGAGCCCGCGCCTGCACGTGGGCGCGCTGGCGTGGCGCTGCGGCTTTGGCGACCCGTCGGACTTCAGCAAGCTGTTTCGCGCGCGCTTCGGGCTGGCGCCTTCGCAGTGGCACCAGCGGGCCTGGGCGGCGGGCTGA
- a CDS encoding ATP-binding cassette domain-containing protein, translating to MSLLEAQGLRKSFGGVQAVQGVSLRLAAGELLALIGPNGAGKSTTFNMLGGQLAPDAGRVLLGGQDITGLPPRRLARLGVGRTFQVAETFASFTVLENVQLALLAHDRATARWWRRASGHRPQDALALLAQVGMEGQAAQPCSALAYGDVKRVELALALAGNPRLLLMDEPTAGMAPAERGALMQLVQRLARARRMGVLFTEHSMDVVFGHADRVAVLVRGQLLAEGAPQAIRHDARVQAAYLGTGLECSENESYPRLPDNGLAPENPLLTVEDLNAWHGAAHILHGVSLHVARGEVVALMGRNGAGKSTTLKAIAGLLARAEGRIGFMGQPLRGRAPHQIARLGLGYVPEERRIFTGLTVLENLETGRQPPRAWPDGTPAPRWTPERLFQLFPNLGAMPQRLGARMSGGEQQMLTVARTLMGQPLVVLLDEPSEGVAPVIVEQMAQAIRALKAQGVGILLCEQNLPFAQAVADRACVLEKGRIVHSAPMAELARDAAARAQYLGV from the coding sequence ATGAGCCTGCTGGAAGCGCAGGGGCTGCGCAAGTCGTTCGGCGGCGTGCAGGCGGTGCAGGGCGTGTCGCTGCGGCTCGCGGCGGGCGAGCTGCTGGCGCTCATCGGCCCCAACGGCGCGGGCAAGTCCACCACCTTCAACATGCTCGGCGGCCAGCTCGCGCCGGATGCCGGGCGCGTGCTGCTGGGCGGCCAGGACATCACCGGCCTGCCGCCGCGCCGCCTGGCGCGCCTGGGCGTGGGCCGCACCTTCCAGGTGGCCGAAACCTTCGCCAGCTTCACCGTGCTGGAGAACGTGCAGCTGGCCCTGCTGGCGCACGACCGCGCCACCGCGCGCTGGTGGCGCCGCGCCAGCGGCCACCGCCCGCAGGACGCGCTGGCGCTGCTGGCCCAGGTCGGCATGGAGGGCCAGGCCGCGCAGCCCTGCAGCGCCCTGGCCTACGGCGACGTCAAGCGCGTGGAGCTGGCGCTGGCCCTGGCGGGCAACCCGCGCCTGCTGCTCATGGACGAACCCACCGCCGGCATGGCCCCGGCCGAGCGCGGCGCGCTGATGCAGCTGGTGCAGCGCCTGGCGCGCGCGCGCCGCATGGGCGTGCTGTTCACCGAGCACAGCATGGACGTGGTGTTCGGCCACGCCGACCGCGTGGCCGTGCTGGTGCGCGGCCAGTTGCTCGCCGAGGGGGCGCCGCAGGCCATCCGCCACGATGCGCGCGTGCAGGCCGCGTACCTCGGCACGGGCCTGGAATGCTCTGAAAACGAGAGCTACCCGCGCTTGCCAGACAACGGTTTGGCGCCAGAAAACCCCTTGCTCACCGTCGAGGACCTGAACGCCTGGCATGGCGCCGCGCACATCCTGCACGGCGTCTCGCTGCACGTCGCGCGCGGCGAAGTCGTGGCGCTGATGGGGCGCAACGGCGCGGGCAAGAGCACCACGCTCAAGGCCATCGCCGGGCTGCTGGCACGCGCCGAGGGCCGCATCGGCTTCATGGGCCAGCCCCTGCGGGGCCGCGCGCCGCACCAGATCGCGCGCCTGGGCCTGGGCTACGTGCCCGAGGAGCGGCGCATCTTCACCGGCCTGACGGTGCTGGAAAACCTCGAAACCGGCCGCCAGCCGCCGCGCGCCTGGCCCGATGGCACGCCCGCGCCGCGCTGGACGCCCGAGCGCCTGTTCCAGCTCTTTCCCAACCTGGGCGCCATGCCGCAGCGCCTGGGCGCGCGCATGAGCGGCGGCGAGCAGCAGATGCTCACCGTGGCGCGCACGCTCATGGGCCAGCCGCTCGTGGTGCTGCTCGACGAACCCTCGGAAGGCGTGGCCCCGGTCATCGTCGAGCAGATGGCGCAGGCCATCCGCGCGCTCAAGGCGCAGGGCGTGGGCATCCTGCTGTGCGAGCAGAACCTGCCCTTCGCCCAGGCCGTGGCCGACCGCGCCTGCGTGCTCGAAAAAGGCCGCATCGTGCACAGCGCCCCCATGGCCGAACTGGCGCGCGACGCGGCGGCGCGGGCGCAGTACCTGGGGGTGTGA
- a CDS encoding alpha/beta fold hydrolase — MAAAAAGLALPLLAPPARAATAAPTGTERGATRVAGFADAEMDFQLMRQLGAARYGGASVGECFALAQRIQNGQPASWVNEFAAAAVRQEEDAQARARRGHALSARDQYLVACNNYRAAEYYCGVLDPRHAALGLKSRECFLAAMLRAPELACEEAAMPFGNKLLPAYYFRAPQAGRRQGRTLIIISGYDGTLEETWLAYGRAALERGYHLLLVTGPGQMDTLRWYPGLAFVPEYEVIARAALDFLLARRGTDPRRVALMGISYGGYFATRMAAHEPRIRALIANSPIVDLHAYMVSFVGFDPAEWPDAEDIRLADLDHIPDTAIPPQQREMMRSLMVRMGRDSFKQAYQRLRDFRVSDADLRNIRCPSLALVGSGEGQEPQAQCTHFLNTVAGPVAHHLFTAEEGADGHCQTGNLAYSAAVSMDWLDEVL, encoded by the coding sequence ATGGCGGCGGCCGCCGCCGGGCTGGCGCTGCCCCTGCTGGCGCCCCCGGCGCGGGCGGCCACGGCGGCGCCCACGGGCACCGAGCGCGGCGCGACGCGCGTGGCCGGCTTCGCCGATGCCGAGATGGACTTCCAGCTCATGCGCCAGCTCGGCGCGGCGCGCTACGGCGGCGCCTCGGTGGGCGAGTGCTTCGCGCTGGCGCAGCGCATCCAGAACGGACAGCCGGCGAGCTGGGTGAACGAGTTCGCCGCCGCTGCCGTGCGCCAGGAGGAGGACGCGCAGGCGCGCGCGCGGCGCGGCCATGCGCTCAGCGCGCGCGACCAGTACCTGGTGGCCTGCAACAACTACCGCGCCGCCGAGTACTACTGCGGCGTGCTGGACCCGCGCCACGCGGCGCTCGGCCTCAAGAGCCGCGAGTGCTTCCTGGCGGCGATGCTGCGCGCCCCCGAGCTGGCGTGCGAGGAGGCGGCCATGCCCTTCGGCAACAAGCTGCTGCCCGCGTACTACTTCCGCGCGCCGCAGGCGGGCCGCAGGCAGGGCAGGACGCTGATCATCATCAGCGGCTACGACGGCACGCTGGAGGAAACCTGGCTGGCCTACGGCCGCGCGGCGCTGGAGCGCGGCTACCACCTGCTGCTGGTCACGGGGCCGGGGCAGATGGACACGCTGCGCTGGTACCCCGGCCTGGCCTTCGTGCCGGAGTACGAGGTCATCGCCCGCGCGGCGCTGGACTTCCTGCTGGCGCGCCGGGGCACCGACCCGCGCCGCGTGGCGCTCATGGGCATCAGCTACGGCGGCTACTTCGCCACGCGCATGGCGGCACACGAGCCGCGCATCCGCGCGCTGATCGCCAATTCGCCCATCGTCGATCTGCACGCCTACATGGTGTCGTTCGTCGGCTTCGACCCGGCCGAGTGGCCCGACGCCGAGGACATCCGCCTGGCCGACCTGGACCACATTCCCGACACGGCGATCCCGCCGCAGCAGCGCGAGATGATGCGCAGCCTGATGGTGCGCATGGGGCGTGACAGCTTCAAGCAGGCCTACCAGCGGCTGCGCGACTTCCGCGTCAGCGATGCCGATCTGCGCAACATCCGCTGCCCGTCGCTGGCCCTGGTGGGCAGCGGCGAGGGGCAGGAGCCCCAGGCGCAGTGCACGCACTTCCTGAACACCGTGGCCGGGCCGGTGGCGCACCACCTGTTCACCGCCGAGGAAGGCGCCGACGGCCATTGCCAGACGGGCAACCTGGCCTACTCCGCCGCCGTCTCGATGGACTGGCTGGACGAAGTGCTCTGA
- a CDS encoding serine hydrolase: MFPTLSLLRLGALAGLACALGACGGTAAPGAVRQAAAGLDTLVPQWMARTGVPGVAVAVVYRGETLYARGFGVRRVDGDAPVDADTVFQLASLSKSVGATVMAGQMQGGTSAIGWSTPVQHLLPGFALGYADAQDNARLTLGDLYAHRSGLPDHAGDLLEDLGHTRAEVLQRLRHAALNPYGSYAYTNFGLTAAAEAMAQARGVDWATLSAQTLYQPLGMARTSSRYADFAARENRAWGHVQAGISAASYGAAPARYAVQQPPRQPDAQSPAGGVSASAADMARWMALVLAQGRWQGRQLADAAALQAAMTARPGGAYGYGFNVGPDPHGHPSVSHSGAFLLGAHTAFILWPQADLGITVLTNAQPRGLAEAIALAFGEQALGDAAPGAPSADWLAVMQEKMRGLYRPLGALAGQQPPAAPLPPQPLAQYAGRYASAYYGGAEVQRSGDALDLVLGPARVRYRLRHWSGDQFVFTPEGESAPPGSVSAVQFSLDGGHRAVQMQIEYFGEDTARGLFARVADGQ; encoded by the coding sequence ATGTTCCCCACCCTTTCCCTTCTTCGCCTGGGCGCGCTGGCCGGCCTGGCGTGCGCACTGGGCGCCTGCGGCGGCACGGCGGCGCCAGGCGCGGTGCGGCAGGCCGCGGCCGGGCTCGACACCCTGGTGCCGCAGTGGATGGCGCGCACCGGCGTGCCGGGCGTGGCCGTGGCGGTGGTGTACCGGGGCGAGACGCTGTATGCGCGCGGCTTCGGCGTGCGCCGGGTGGATGGCGACGCGCCGGTGGACGCCGACACGGTGTTCCAGCTCGCCTCGCTGTCCAAGTCCGTGGGCGCCACCGTCATGGCCGGGCAGATGCAGGGTGGCACGTCCGCCATCGGCTGGAGCACGCCCGTGCAGCACCTGCTGCCCGGTTTCGCCCTGGGCTACGCCGATGCGCAGGACAACGCCCGCCTGACCCTGGGCGACCTGTATGCGCACCGCAGCGGCCTGCCGGATCACGCGGGCGACCTGCTCGAAGACCTGGGCCACACGCGCGCCGAGGTGCTGCAGCGCCTGCGCCACGCGGCGCTGAACCCCTACGGCAGCTACGCCTACACCAACTTCGGCCTGACGGCCGCCGCCGAGGCCATGGCCCAGGCGCGCGGCGTGGACTGGGCCACGCTGTCCGCGCAGACGCTGTACCAGCCGCTGGGCATGGCGCGCACCAGTTCGCGCTACGCCGATTTCGCCGCGCGCGAGAACCGCGCCTGGGGCCATGTGCAGGCCGGCATCAGCGCGGCCAGCTACGGCGCCGCGCCGGCGCGCTACGCCGTGCAGCAGCCCCCGCGCCAGCCCGATGCGCAGTCGCCTGCGGGCGGCGTCAGCGCCAGCGCGGCCGACATGGCGCGCTGGATGGCGCTGGTGCTGGCCCAGGGCCGCTGGCAGGGGCGGCAACTGGCCGACGCGGCGGCGCTGCAGGCGGCGATGACGGCGCGCCCCGGCGGCGCCTATGGCTATGGCTTCAACGTGGGGCCCGATCCGCACGGCCACCCCAGCGTCTCGCATTCGGGTGCGTTCCTGCTGGGCGCGCACACCGCGTTCATCCTCTGGCCGCAGGCGGATCTGGGCATCACCGTGCTCACCAATGCCCAGCCGCGCGGCCTGGCCGAGGCCATTGCGCTGGCCTTTGGCGAGCAGGCGCTGGGCGATGCCGCGCCGGGTGCGCCCAGCGCCGACTGGCTCGCCGTGATGCAGGAAAAGATGCGCGGCCTGTACCGCCCGCTGGGCGCGCTGGCGGGCCAGCAGCCGCCCGCCGCGCCGCTGCCGCCCCAGCCGCTGGCGCAGTACGCCGGGCGCTACGCCAGCGCCTACTACGGCGGCGCCGAGGTGCAGCGCAGCGGCGATGCGCTCGACCTCGTGCTCGGCCCGGCGCGGGTGCGCTACCGGCTGCGCCACTGGAGCGGCGACCAGTTCGTTTTCACGCCCGAGGGCGAGAGCGCGCCGCCCGGCTCGGTGTCGGCCGTGCAGTTCAGCCTGGACGGCGGACACCGGGCCGTGCAGATGCAGATCGAGTATTTCGGCGAAGACACGGCGCGCGGCCTTTTCGCGCGCGTGGCCGATGGCCAGTGA
- a CDS encoding ABC transporter substrate-binding protein, whose protein sequence is MPMTSPLSTVVAALALCWGAAHAQGTIKIGEINSYKAQPAFLEPYKKGMELAVAQVNAAGGIAGKQLQLVTRDDNASPGDAVRAAEELLAREKADVLMGSFLSHIGLALTDFAQQKKRFFLAAEPLTDKIVWEQGNRYTFRLRPSTYMQVAMLVPEAAAMKKQRWAIVYPNYEYGQSAVATFKKLLQQAQPGVEFVAEQATPLGKVDAGSVVQALQDARPDAIFNVLFAADLAKFVREGNTRGLFQGRGVVSLLSGEPEYLDTLKGETPEGWVVTGYPWYAIQTPAHQAFLDAYQKRFKDYPRAGSIVGYNAILSIAEGLKKTGGSADTEKLIAAFRGLEVKTPFGPITYRAQDHQSTMGAYVGKTALRQGKGVMVDFSYQDGGKFQPSDDEVKKLRPAAP, encoded by the coding sequence ATGCCCATGACTTCGCCCCTTTCCACCGTCGTCGCCGCGCTCGCCTTGTGCTGGGGCGCGGCCCACGCCCAGGGAACGATCAAGATCGGCGAAATCAACAGCTACAAGGCCCAGCCCGCCTTCCTGGAGCCCTACAAGAAGGGCATGGAGCTGGCCGTGGCGCAGGTCAACGCGGCGGGCGGCATCGCCGGCAAGCAGCTGCAGCTGGTCACGCGCGACGACAACGCCAGCCCCGGCGACGCCGTGCGCGCCGCCGAGGAGCTGCTGGCGCGCGAGAAGGCCGACGTGCTCATGGGCAGCTTCCTCTCGCACATCGGCCTGGCGTTGACCGATTTCGCGCAGCAGAAAAAGCGCTTCTTCCTCGCCGCCGAGCCGCTCACCGACAAGATCGTCTGGGAACAGGGCAACCGCTACACCTTCCGCCTGCGCCCCTCCACCTACATGCAGGTGGCCATGCTGGTGCCCGAGGCCGCAGCGATGAAGAAGCAGCGCTGGGCCATCGTTTACCCCAACTACGAATACGGCCAGTCGGCCGTGGCCACCTTCAAGAAGCTGCTGCAGCAGGCCCAGCCCGGCGTGGAATTCGTCGCCGAGCAGGCCACGCCGCTGGGCAAGGTCGATGCCGGCAGCGTGGTGCAGGCGCTGCAGGACGCCCGGCCCGACGCCATCTTCAACGTGCTGTTCGCCGCCGACCTCGCCAAGTTCGTGCGCGAGGGCAACACGCGCGGCCTGTTCCAGGGGCGCGGCGTGGTCAGCCTGCTGTCGGGCGAGCCCGAGTACCTCGACACCCTCAAGGGCGAGACGCCCGAGGGCTGGGTCGTCACCGGCTACCCCTGGTACGCCATCCAGACGCCCGCGCACCAGGCGTTTCTGGACGCCTACCAGAAGCGCTTCAAGGACTACCCGCGCGCCGGCTCCATCGTCGGCTACAACGCCATCCTGTCGATCGCCGAGGGGCTGAAGAAGACCGGCGGCAGCGCCGACACCGAGAAGCTCATCGCCGCCTTCCGCGGCCTGGAGGTCAAGACGCCGTTCGGCCCCATCACCTACCGCGCGCAGGACCACCAGTCCACCATGGGCGCCTACGTCGGCAAGACCGCGCTGCGCCAGGGCAAGGGCGTGATGGTGGACTTCAGCTACCAGGACGGCGGCAAGTTCCAGCCTTCCGACGACGAAGTGAAAAAACTGCGCCCCGCCGCGCCGTGA
- a CDS encoding AraC family transcriptional regulator — MLEHWSSSEVDPAIRLDYWRDVAHNWVDVQPLSPGEELDASWSLLRGQASFFGTKRSTAYEMRTGPQHVPPAEDMVVLSLLQAGEMRLNAAPGERQHATAGMLGMYVPEQEGCYRWGAGARQTYLALPRRLVWDTLGHKPGNTLLLPQRCALAPMLASQLGHLALLVRRPGQLDGVEYGGVLDATRALALLMLRNLGRQGLGADLPDLNECLHAGRHAAALRFMEQQAHRHDLDAAAIARGAGCSRTRLYEAFAAQGQTVMGALRELRLQRARRGIEQSARLHVGGLAWRCGFANPSDFSKLFRARFGLSPTEWHQRLWGR; from the coding sequence GTGCTGGAGCATTGGTCCTCCAGCGAAGTCGATCCGGCCATTCGCCTGGATTACTGGCGCGACGTGGCGCACAACTGGGTGGACGTGCAGCCCCTGTCGCCGGGCGAGGAGCTCGACGCCTCCTGGTCGCTGCTGCGCGGCCAGGCGAGCTTCTTCGGCACCAAGCGCTCCACCGCCTACGAAATGCGCACCGGCCCGCAGCACGTGCCCCCGGCGGAGGACATGGTGGTGCTCTCGCTGCTCCAGGCCGGCGAGATGCGGCTGAACGCCGCGCCGGGCGAGCGCCAGCACGCCACGGCGGGCATGCTGGGCATGTACGTGCCCGAGCAGGAAGGCTGCTACCGCTGGGGCGCCGGGGCGCGCCAGACCTACCTGGCGCTGCCGCGCCGCCTGGTGTGGGACACACTGGGGCACAAGCCGGGCAACACGCTGCTGCTACCGCAGCGCTGCGCGCTGGCGCCCATGCTGGCCAGCCAGCTCGGCCACCTGGCGCTGCTGGTGCGCCGGCCCGGGCAGCTCGACGGCGTGGAGTACGGCGGGGTGCTGGACGCCACGCGCGCGCTGGCGCTGCTCATGCTGCGCAACCTGGGCCGCCAGGGCCTGGGCGCCGACCTGCCCGATCTGAACGAGTGCCTGCACGCCGGCCGCCATGCGGCGGCGCTGCGCTTCATGGAGCAGCAGGCGCACCGCCACGACCTGGACGCGGCTGCCATCGCGCGCGGCGCGGGCTGCTCGCGCACGCGGCTGTACGAGGCCTTCGCGGCGCAGGGCCAGACCGTGATGGGCGCGCTGCGCGAGCTGCGCCTGCAGCGCGCGCGGCGCGGCATCGAGCAAAGCGCCCGGCTGCACGTGGGCGGGCTGGCGTGGCGCTGCGGCTTCGCCAACCCGTCGGATTTCAGCAAGCTGTTCCGCGCGCGCTTCGGGCTCTCGCCCACCGAGTGGCACCAGCGCCTGTGGGGGCGCTGA
- a CDS encoding helix-turn-helix transcriptional regulator: protein MTPPTLPACVLEHRSSADLEPALRHAAWQEIAHRWVDFRPAPEVPLEAELTTLSSGVCTLGATRSSAYEMRTGARRAQPDDMVVLTLMQSGDLLPQAYPRKGPGALSLCAPREAGAYRWGQGARQVFLALPRQDVAAALGQEPSTRLLSARCALAPALSSQMGHAALLLRQGTLDASECAALLDATRALALLMLRNLGRQGAAADLPDLHECLHAGRHAAALRFMEQQVHRHDLDAAAIAQGAGCSRTRLYEAFAAQGQTVMGVLRDMRLQRAQGLLAQGQRLNVGALAWRCGFADASGFSKLFRARFGLSPTEWHQRAHTGAHHERS from the coding sequence ATGACGCCCCCCACACTGCCTGCCTGCGTTCTGGAGCACCGTTCCTCGGCGGACCTGGAGCCCGCGCTGCGCCACGCGGCGTGGCAGGAGATCGCCCACCGCTGGGTGGACTTCCGGCCCGCGCCCGAGGTGCCGCTGGAGGCCGAGCTGACCACCCTGTCCAGCGGCGTGTGCACCCTGGGCGCCACGCGCTCGTCGGCCTACGAGATGCGCACCGGCGCGCGGCGCGCGCAGCCCGACGACATGGTGGTGCTGACGCTGATGCAGTCCGGCGACCTGCTGCCCCAGGCCTATCCGCGCAAGGGGCCGGGCGCCCTGAGCCTGTGCGCGCCGCGCGAGGCGGGCGCGTACCGCTGGGGCCAGGGCGCGCGCCAGGTCTTCCTGGCCCTGCCGCGCCAGGACGTGGCCGCCGCGCTGGGGCAGGAGCCTTCCACCCGGCTGCTCAGCGCGCGCTGCGCGCTGGCCCCGGCGCTCTCCAGCCAGATGGGCCACGCGGCCCTGCTGCTGCGCCAGGGCACGCTGGACGCCAGCGAATGCGCCGCCCTGCTGGACGCCACGCGCGCGCTGGCGCTGCTCATGCTGCGCAACCTGGGCCGCCAGGGCGCGGCCGCCGACCTGCCCGATCTGCACGAATGCCTGCACGCCGGCCGCCATGCGGCGGCGCTGCGCTTCATGGAGCAGCAGGTGCACCGCCACGACCTGGACGCCGCGGCCATTGCGCAGGGCGCGGGCTGCTCGCGCACGCGGCTGTACGAGGCCTTCGCGGCGCAGGGCCAGACGGTGATGGGCGTGCTGCGCGACATGCGCCTGCAGCGCGCCCAGGGGCTGCTGGCGCAGGGCCAGCGGCTGAACGTGGGTGCGCTGGCGTGGCGCTGCGGCTTTGCCGACGCCTCGGGCTTCAGCAAGCTGTTCCGCGCGCGCTTCGGGCTCTCGCCCACCGAATGGCACCAACGGGCGCACACGGGCGCCCACCACGAACGGAGTTGA
- a CDS encoding ABC transporter permease, giving the protein MDFSGLLVQLLNGLAGASTLFLVAAGLSLIFGVLRIVNFAHGSLYMLGLYGAYTCVEQLGGALGFWPALLLAPLAVGLLGAAVEVLLLRRIYRAPELLQLLATFALVLVFKDAALWLWGPEELFGPRAPGLEGAVALLGRRFPAYDLFLIAVGPLVLLALTLLLARTRWGTLVRAATHDREMLGALGVNQAWLFTSVFALGAFLAGLGGALQLPREPASLELDMLTIGAAFVVVVVGGMGSLPGAFAAALLIAELKAVCIWLGVVTLGGVEIAFPQLTLVAEFLVMAAVLLWRPWGLLGRAPAPARALGAPEAPLRPAGRAATLAWCALLAALALLPWLAGTQSYATVLAADVAIAALFAASLHLLAGPGGLHSFGHAAYFGLGAYGAALLVRWAGWPMGAALAAAPLAAAAGGLVYGWLCVRLSGIYLAMLTLAFAQLTWAVAYQWDGFTGGSNGITGVWPPEWAAQGAGFYLLALALCAAGIYLLRRMLLSPWGYALRAARDAGARAEALGIAVRRVQWSAFAVAGALAGLAGGLYAFSKGSVAPDALAVARSVDGLAMVLLGGLQQLAGPVVGAAAFTWLHDSLARGTEYWRALLGGVILLLVLLFPQGISGLGHYWQALAALKNRAAGSAP; this is encoded by the coding sequence ATGGACTTCTCCGGCCTGCTCGTACAGCTCCTGAACGGCCTGGCGGGCGCCTCCACGCTGTTCCTGGTGGCGGCCGGGCTGTCGCTGATCTTCGGCGTCCTGCGCATCGTCAACTTCGCCCACGGCTCGCTGTACATGCTGGGGCTGTACGGCGCCTACACCTGCGTCGAGCAACTGGGCGGCGCGCTCGGCTTCTGGCCCGCGCTGCTGCTCGCGCCGCTGGCCGTGGGCCTGCTCGGCGCGGCGGTGGAGGTGCTGCTGCTGCGCCGCATCTACCGCGCGCCCGAGCTGCTGCAACTGCTCGCCACCTTCGCGCTGGTGCTGGTGTTCAAGGACGCCGCCCTGTGGCTCTGGGGCCCCGAGGAGCTGTTCGGCCCGCGCGCGCCGGGCCTGGAGGGCGCGGTGGCGCTGCTCGGGCGGCGCTTTCCGGCCTACGACCTGTTCCTCATCGCCGTCGGGCCGCTGGTGCTGCTGGCGCTCACGCTGCTGCTCGCGCGCACGCGCTGGGGCACGCTGGTGCGCGCCGCCACGCACGACCGCGAGATGCTCGGCGCCCTCGGCGTCAACCAGGCCTGGCTGTTCACCAGCGTGTTCGCGCTCGGCGCCTTCCTGGCCGGGCTGGGCGGCGCGCTGCAGCTGCCGCGCGAGCCCGCCAGCCTGGAGCTGGACATGCTCACCATCGGCGCTGCCTTCGTCGTGGTGGTGGTGGGCGGCATGGGCTCGCTGCCCGGCGCCTTCGCGGCGGCGCTGCTCATCGCCGAGCTGAAAGCCGTGTGCATCTGGCTCGGTGTGGTCACGCTCGGCGGGGTCGAGATCGCCTTTCCCCAGCTCACGCTGGTGGCCGAATTCCTGGTCATGGCCGCCGTGCTGCTGTGGCGGCCCTGGGGTCTGCTCGGGCGCGCGCCCGCCCCGGCCCGCGCCCTGGGCGCGCCCGAGGCGCCGCTGCGCCCCGCCGGGCGCGCCGCCACGCTGGCCTGGTGCGCGCTGCTGGCGGCGCTGGCGCTGCTGCCCTGGCTCGCCGGGACGCAGAGCTACGCCACCGTGCTGGCCGCCGACGTGGCGATTGCCGCGCTGTTCGCCGCCAGCCTGCACCTGCTGGCCGGGCCGGGCGGGCTGCACTCCTTCGGCCACGCCGCCTACTTCGGCCTGGGCGCCTACGGCGCGGCGTTGCTGGTGCGCTGGGCCGGCTGGCCCATGGGCGCGGCCCTGGCGGCCGCGCCGCTGGCGGCGGCGGCGGGCGGGCTGGTGTACGGCTGGCTGTGCGTGCGCCTGTCGGGCATCTACCTGGCCATGCTCACGCTGGCCTTCGCGCAGCTCACCTGGGCCGTGGCCTACCAGTGGGACGGCTTCACCGGCGGCAGCAACGGCATCACCGGCGTCTGGCCGCCCGAATGGGCGGCGCAGGGCGCGGGCTTCTACCTGCTGGCGCTGGCGCTGTGCGCGGCAGGCATCTACCTGCTGCGGCGCATGCTGCTGTCGCCCTGGGGCTACGCGCTGCGCGCCGCGCGCGACGCCGGCGCGCGCGCCGAGGCGCTGGGCATCGCCGTGCGCCGCGTGCAGTGGTCGGCCTTCGCCGTGGCTGGCGCGCTGGCCGGGCTGGCCGGGGGGCTGTACGCCTTCTCCAAGGGCAGCGTGGCGCCCGATGCGCTGGCCGTGGCGCGCTCGGTCGATGGCCTGGCCATGGTGCTGCTGGGCGGGCTGCAGCAGCTCGCCGGGCCGGTGGTGGGGGCGGCCGCCTTCACCTGGCTGCACGACAGCCTGGCGCGTGGCACCGAATACTGGCGCGCCCTGCTGGGCGGCGTGATCCTGCTGCTGGTGCTGCTGTTTCCACAAGGAATTTCCGGCCTGGGCCACTACTGGCAAGCGCTGGCAGCTCTTAAAAACAGAGCGGCGGGGAGTGCGCCATGA